A stretch of DNA from Arachis hypogaea cultivar Tifrunner chromosome 19, arahy.Tifrunner.gnm2.J5K5, whole genome shotgun sequence:
GCTGGTTTTTGACTGGTACCCTcttggttccctagcattgttgATAAGTAATTCTATTGAACTACTGTATACATGGTAGCCACGATAATAACTTTGGAAAGAAAAATCTCAAAATAAACTGAATCCAATAACTGATGGGATTATCCAATATGCAGAAACACGTTGAATAACAACAATGTAACTTGAATTAAGTAACAGCAAGTGGAAACCATAGCTTTGCAGATTAGAATTGTAGTTTCCGAAATAAATTAATCAGAATGCAACACATTTTTATAACACTAGCAGTGTAAAATGGCTTGGTTATTGTTTCGGACTTGGTATATGAATTTGTATGAAATCCATAGTGCAGAGAATAGAAAAACAAATAATTCTCAAAGCTGAAGAAGTTCAAAACTTTCAATAGcagcaaaactctaaaaaacttttCAGATCCCAGTAGCATCTTAAGTAGTGACATGCTACTATACCATTTGGACAACAATAACCTTCAAGATGCTTGGCAACACTACCATAATGATTCAATTACAAAGTCCTAACAATGGAACCGCAAACTTAAGCcaatgaaaaacaacaaatgcaaTGAACACAATTCAAGGTAACAACTCTATCAGCATTATTGGGCCAATATGAATAATCTGGCAATTTCAGGTTAGGACATTGATTAGGTAAACACATTTATGACACGACgactttaaaattataatttgtataaACTTAAGAGATTATTCAGCCAACTAAGGGTCCTTGTTCGAATAGTGTTCttacaagcatttttcaacaTACTTCACTTCTAACTTAATTCCACTTCAAAAAGATTTAAAACTAAGTATTTTTCTAATTCTGAAATTTTTGGGAGCCTATCTAACAAATCATTAACACATGTAACTAGTAACCGTAGCAAGTAAAAATTGCCCAAGAACACAAAATCAAGTACCTTCTTCtgctactccttcatcttcataatcttcttcttcttcttcttcatcatcttcatcatcaccaCCCTGGTAATCAACCCCATACCTCTGATTCAAGTAATCCACAGCAGCAGGTGTAAGCACAAGCTTATCAGCATTCAAAATATCAAACAAATTCAGCGTCCTCGGCGTCAAAACCTTCACCGTCCCAATGTTCCGGCTCGAAAGCACAACGTTCTCCGGCACCTCCATCATCAAGAACATGGCCTTTTCCTTAGGGTCCAGTCCCCACCGCTTCATCGCCGCAATGAACTCCTTCGTCTTCGGCTTCCCCTGAAACTCCTCCGCGAAGTCCTCGACCACGAACGTGTTCACCGCCGCGCTCGCCATCGCGGTGGAAATCGCAAGCCTCTTTTCCTTCCTGTTTATTTTGATGCTCCAGTCCCTGGGCTTGGGCCCGAAAATGACACCTCCGCCGGGCCTG
This window harbors:
- the LOC112776079 gene encoding large ribosomal subunit protein uL4c translates to MCSLTTPPSTSLSFFSSSIFFNNTKIPKLPSPSKPFSHSLSVACKAATLPLLSFSGDKIGEAQLDLRAAPPDTARAVVHRAIITDLQNKRRGTASTLTRAEVRGGGRKPYPQKKTGRARRGSNRTPLRPGGGVIFGPKPRDWSIKINRKEKRLAISTAMASAAVNTFVVEDFAEEFQGKPKTKEFIAAMKRWGLDPKEKAMFLMMEVPENVVLSSRNIGTVKVLTPRTLNLFDILNADKLVLTPAAVDYLNQRYGVDYQGGDDEDDEEEEEEDYEDEGVAEEGPETNKEDNSDVVN